Proteins from a genomic interval of Mycolicibacterium grossiae:
- a CDS encoding STAS domain-containing protein, whose translation MTTPLTIDSGPREDGSYVVAADGEIDMSNVAMFTTAIETAVRASDGGTGVKVDLSSVDYLDSGAINTLFAHADHIRVVANPILLPVLTVSGLTELVTVEAAPSG comes from the coding sequence ATGACCACACCGCTGACCATCGACTCGGGGCCGCGTGAGGATGGCTCGTACGTGGTCGCCGCCGACGGTGAGATCGACATGAGCAACGTCGCGATGTTCACGACGGCCATCGAGACGGCGGTCCGCGCATCCGACGGCGGGACCGGCGTGAAGGTCGACCTGAGTTCGGTGGACTACCTCGACAGCGGAGCGATCAACACGCTGTTCGCGCACGCCGATCACATCCGCGTGGTGGCCAATCCCATCCTGCTTCCGGTCCTCACCGTCAGCGGCCTGACCGAACTGGTGACCGTCGAGGCGGCACCGTCGGGCTGA